From the Antennarius striatus isolate MH-2024 chromosome 15, ASM4005453v1, whole genome shotgun sequence genome, the window TCAGTTTACAATGAGGAGGATCACTGCTATGATCAATGCTCCAGTTGTGAAATATTTATCCAAtgcaaaacatacaaacacatttacagagACAGCAGATTGTTTCTTACCTCCTCAAAAAGGCGATAGTTTCTGGCCTTGCCTATTCTGACATCCCATACCACTAGCACCTGGTCAACATGTGAGAATGACCATATTAGGTCTTATTCATGAGGATCAGgtgatgctttcattttcacacatcTGAACAAATGACTGTGACAGATCAGAAGTCAGTTTTAACTATGCAACATAATCTTTgtgtagttttttgttttttaccttcgCAGTTTTGGTTCCTGACTTTCTGATGGCATACAGTCCATCTTGCGGTGGGACAGGGTTCTCTCTGAACAATCTGCAGGTTCAAACATCCCACggatcacaaaaaaaatgatcAGTATGATAAATACTGCCAGAAAGAGTAAACTAGAATATATATAGCAGATATATTTTCTTCCATGTCTTCATGCGTAATTTGGATTGACTCTAATGAAACACATCTGATAAACTGcattataaataaaagaaaaagcagcacaAGACATAAATGTTCTTGTttgccactagagggcagagCAGAGCTTCAGCTGGATATTATAAATACGTAAGTGTGTCTTACTTTTCCACAAAGCTGGTTTCAGTCGAGTCGATGAAAACAGAGTCTGGCAGCTGCACCTGTGGAGGGAAACATCATTCAGCATGCTAATCATTTTAATGATCCTAATTTGAAGCTATAAAATTCAGGTTTATGTatcaagtatttattttaaaagatattttttcattgtttttttgtatttatttttaacttgcGATTAATCATGATAAATCAATGTGATCACAATCAGTCTGTATGAGATCATGGACTGACACCAATACATTTCATGTTCTACTTTATGTTATGTTTTCACATATGTGCCCTGGTTTGATGACTGTCAACAGGATTAATCTAAATTACTCTAAAAGTACCAAATCCATGTCCATGAAGGGGAGGGGTGTAAACCACATTCATACGGTACCTAACATCACATAAGGTAGTTCTGATTTGTGTATGTAGGCAATCTAAacaaatatcattattattattattattattattattcattcattttccttttggcttttcccttcaggggtcaccacagcgaatcagttgcctccatctaacgctgtcttctgcatcctctcacaccaactatcttcatgtcttcttgcactacatccataaacctcctctttggtcttcctctaggcgtcctgcctggcagttcaaaactcaacatccttctaccaatatattcactatctctcctctggacatgtccaaaccatctcagtctggcctctctgactttatctccaaaacctctaacatgtgctgtccctctgatgtactcattcctgatcctatccttcctggtcactcccagagagaacctcagcatcttcatctctgctacctccagctctgtctcttgtcttttcttcagtgacactgtctctagaccaaacaacatcgctggtctcaccacagttttgttcacctttcccttcattttagctgaaactcttctatcacacatcagacttgacacttttctctacccgttccatcctgcttgtacacatttctttgccttttttccacactctccattgctctggaatgttgaccctaagtacttaaaatcctccaccttcttgatctattctccctgtaacctcactcttccgctTGGgtccctcattcacacacatgtactctgtcttactgcggctaaccttcattcctctcctttccaggacaaacctccacctctctagcttctcctccacctgttccctgctctcactgcagatcacaatgtcatctgcaaacatcatagtccatggagattcctgtctaacctcttctgtcagcctgtccatcaccatagcgaacaaggggctcagagctgatccctgatgcagtcccacctccaccttgaactcctcagTAATacctacagcacatctcaccactgtcttacagtcctcatacatgtcctgtaccactccagacttcctcatacaataccacagctgTTCTCTGGGCgacctgtcataaactttctccagatctacaaaaacacaatgcagctccatttggccttctctgtacttctgtatcaacatcctcaaagcaaatactgcgtATTACTCtgtttttggcatgaaaccctactgctgctcacaaaagctcacttctgcccttactctagcttccactactctttcccataacttcattgtacgGCTcgtcagctttattcctctgtagtttccacaactctgcacattctccttgttcttaaaaatgggcaccagcacacttctcctccattcctcaggcatcttctcactatttaagatcctgttgaacaacccagtcagaaaccctactgccacctctcctacacacttccatacctccacaggtatatcatcaggaccgactgcctttccactcttcatcctcttcaaagccctcctcacttcatcctgactaatctttgctacttcctggtccacaaaagccacctcttctagtctttgttctctctcattttgcttgttcatcaactcttcaaaatactctttccatcttcccataacactactggcacctgtgaATACACTTCcactgctcctaaacttctagccttgctacctttccacctggtctcctggacacacagtatgtcttctttccttctctgcatcatgtcaactaaCTCTCTCCCCTtgcctgtcatagttccaacattcaacgtccctactctcagtcctatactcttggcgttcctcttttctctcttcctacgaacacactttcctcctctccttctttgaccaagagtagtccaatttccactggcaccctgtaggtgaacagcatcgatggcggttgttgttaacccgggcctcaaccgatccagtatgggagtcataggtttgatttgcatgtttgattttgcaaaagttttacgtcagatgcccttcctgacacaaccctctgtatttatccgggcttgggaccgcaACAATATGACATTGATTTGTGCCCTCCTGCGTCTACActctacctttccacctggtcgcctggacacacagtatgtctacctttcattcaacattattattattattattattattattatttatattgttaTGTTACCATTTTGGTTCATTTTACATTATCCTGGTTtttattgctgctttttttttttttagcttttacatagtcttttatttaacctttatttaaccaggcaagcaattaagaacaggttcttatttacaaatgcagcctGAGTTACAAATGCAGCCTGAGTCTGATGTATGATTTGGTTCATCTAGTTAAACCTTaaaagtttttctgtttgtaattGTACTGTAGTAAGAATTTTTTaaggaatattttttattttttgtaaatgaatgtaaatgttgattaaaagtgttttatgCCATTGAATGTATTATGTAGTTACATGTTattatacaatttattttccCTTTATAAAGGCAgctgtttttgtatttccaaTCGTGAATCTAGTCCCGACTGATGATGTCGTCAGATTTCTAgtcatttcttttctgtcttcttcaCATAGATATGATTGCCTGCCCCACCTCTTCTATACCGTGGCACATTTTATACTTGCACCATCTCTATTTAAAACAGTATGTGTATGTGGAAGAAAAGTTCACATTTTTGCCTGAGAATTATTTCAAATTAGTCACAAGGATTAACATGTATGCAAAGCCATCACAACTCAGAATCATGCCACATATCTCTCTTACATTCTCGTAGTCATCATCCGACTCCTCTCCTTCTGATTTCGCCGACTCTTGTTTTCTCCTTAACTCTGAAGGGGCCACTCCAGTCAGTGAGCGGAAGCTTTGGCCCTCTGGAGATGCTCTTCTGGGGGGAAAACAAGCCTTACTGAGGCAAATTCACCCAGGtctaatttttctttcttcaaaccCTTCATTTCTGTTGGTATTGAATGAATTATCTTTAATGTTGGTGTGTCTGAATCCAACTTACTGAAGTGGGGTTCCTGGTTGTCTAATGTGTGCTGCAGTCAGCTGAGGTTTTCCTGTTAGTAGAGGTGGTTTTTGGATCTCTGGTTTATTGTGTAAACCAGTTCTAAGTGAGGGAGAGAGTGGAGGGTGGCCGGGCCGTGGTGGGTGACTGGGGGATGTCTGGTTCACAAACAGGGAGTCGAACATCACAGGTCTGGTGGACAACTCTTCTAAATTCGCAGCACTCCTGAGGCTTGGTTTACTGCTGTGGTCACTTGCCATCCCATGATGGATGTTCCCCAGTGGCTGGTTCCCTTCAGCGTTTAAGGGGCAGTGGATGGGACCATTTAGCACCATCCTCGTCTCTAATTGGTCACTGATGGGAAGACTGATGGGGGATTTCATTGATATAGTGGGCGGATTCCTCCTGTCGGTCTTGCCATCCCTCGGCCCCCCGATAAATGCTGTCCTGTTATGAGGAGTTCTCTTTGCatttggtggaggaggaggaggaggagtggaagCCAAGGACTTGTGCAGGTGGTCAGTGAATgggtgaggaagagggggaCCCTTGCTAGGATCCCTCAGGATGGGGGGAGGTGGTACAGATGGTGGGGCTTTTTTGGGTATTGCACTGATTCTGTGTTGTACTGAgatgggaggaggaagaggaggtcgaCCTTTTTGGGAAGCAGAACTGAAGTCTTCACGGGGGAGACATTGTGCCGGCACTGGGGGAGGAGGGTAAGATGGGGGTGGTCCCGTGGGCCGACCTGGTccgttacaaaaaaaaaaaagatcaattgATGCTATATTCACGATTCtatattgtaaatgtttttgcagtttattttgtaattaataGTAAATGGCTATATAATAGACCACATTTCACTATGTGCATGTGTCACAGGGCGACCACATCAAGCTACAAAGAGCAGGATGAGTCCTATCGAgacctttcagaataaaatactTGGTGATTGTGAACCACAACAAAAGGGATTGAAAAGGAAAACTTTTTAACTCTCGAGCAAACTTGCTCTAAGACAGAAattcaacaaaatatgagaaaaGATCAAACTGAAGAAGAACACTTTCACCTGTAGATGTTGGTGAGCTGTCACTGTCTGGTTTCAGGTagtcctcctcatcatcatcatcgtcgtcatcctCAACATAATCTACACACAGTGGGGACATTTTGATGATACATACATTTTGATGATGCATGTCTTATAGATGAATATTAATCATTTGGTGGTCTTACCATCTTCTGTGTTATCAACAGGGTGTGTAATATTGAGGGGTCTCTCTATTGTCCCATAGAAACTGTCTGCATCTGAATCTGAATCActaagagaaaaaatatttgatgatgAGAAATAATTTCTGTTAATGTATCAACCTTTGGAGATTCGGTTAATTTATAAATACCTATGATGTAATCTGAAAATTTAAATCACTATTGTAATTACTGTTAACAACTACTGCTACAGTTTAAGATGATTTAGAAAGGAGATGCCTAACTGAAAAGGAATTTCCTGAACATGTCACATGGGTGCTACCATGCGTCCTGAGTATGTTTATACCAATGAGAGAGATAAGCACAGATAACGGCTGATGTTTTCTCCCTCTAGTcaccaaataaattaaaaaaaaagaaagatttgctCCATATTTTCCACACAGTATGCAATGTGAgcaaacagacatgaaaatcACTTTAATGGGCCAAAAAATGGGTCTAAAATGGgcctaaaaatgtaaattacacATAGGATAATAGCCTGTATGGCAGTTTTCTCTTGTGTTGTCTCGTTTGGACATAGACTATCACTAACACTCAGTAATGTCTGACCCTTTAGAGACAGGAAAGAGGACGGTTACTTCATTTGTCAAGCTTATAGCACTTTAGTGTCAATGATAATCCTGGTTCAATGCTGTTTTTCAAGTTAATTAGTTTGCTAACCTTTAAATCATGTTAATTTTAtgaattcattttcttaactgGAAATTTTTCATTAGTCTTAttcaccatgtcatttattatcCCATCTAACTAGAAGTTAACATTAAATCCTACATCTTTTATCCTTCAGCTTTTTGGTGAAATTCAAACAAACGTCCATCTCCACCTCCAGATACTTCACACCTGATtataatgaacaaaaacagcTTTGTTACACATGTTTTGGATTCTTAAATTCTGTCAGATGAAGGAACACTTTATGATCAGGTCTGTTGAGATGTCAGTTTTGTCTTGACTGTAACAGAAAAGGATggaacttgaaaaaaaaaatccataacaGAGTGTCAGTCAGTCCAGAAATTGCTTTGTTCAAAATAATTCAGTGAGGATGTGAACAGTTTGAtgttgcctttatttttttctaccaAGCCAGTCTGTATTAAAACATGCCTTGGGAAACACGCATCCACTCATTGATTACATGTTTGTGTCTGACATTCAGACATTTTTGTTGGCTTGATTTGCTTTAGTGGCCAGCCTCTCCTCCATGGGCAGACGTTTCCATCTGTGAGGTCAtaactaaaaaataaagtgcagtgATATGTGATTACAACAAGATCTCTGTATTTACATTAGCAATCAAGTCCATCATGAAGTTTGGAAACGAGACATTGCTGTCCTTCCTTGTACTTTGAGCACCACAAATAAAGTGTATCTATTATATTCAAAAGATGGTACATATCTCTGCAGCTGTTATTTCAAATCAAGCTGAGTAGCTCTACAAATAAGACATGTTCCTTTAAGTTTGATTTTATATCATGTAATTAAATGCATTCCTGTGGGATCAGGCCGCCAGACACTCTATAATCAAAGTCTATTAAATGAACAGCTTAGGTCCTCAATAAAATTCTGTGGTTCAGGCTGGTGCATTTTTCATCAGAAACAAGAGACCACTTTAACAGCCAAAGCAAAAAATATAAGTCAATGCAAAAAGAGTTTCCGAATGAGGAAATCTTCCGTTTCTATTCTGTGACGGAAAAGTCGAACACAGatgacatttttgaaatgttaatgAGAAATAGttcattttttctgcttttgtattGAACTTGGTTTGACATCTGAGTTTTTACACTACTCTTTATTATCACTTACCTTGAAATGTGGCAGTCTTTCCTGTCGTTGTAGTGGTCAATCTCCCTCCGCAGGTATCGCATCCATTTCTGTGAGGAAAAACGCAATATAATATAGTgtaaatgtgactgctgttgtAATTCATGTTATttgattacccccccccccccccccgcaaaaATTAGGGGAAACCTTGGTAAATTCCCAGTGAAAGCCTGAGAAGTTCAGTCTAACCTACAGAACAGTGATGTGCGGTGAgcttcatggctggtgaggcactgacttcatcataatcagatgaaaatGTTTACAGACATACTAACCTAGAGTGTAGCTtaattcaccatttaataagcaacagtgagtgggttatttttaaactctcatagcagaattatttacacatacaaactgtaacacacaaataagcacatttgattgaaaaacttattttgttacctacatgttttttatatgttatgtttacttataaatgaagtccatgtgcagctccttctgaataaaagcatcgaaaaatttttgagttgagatatgtaatcctccatttttatggggtggaaaacaaatgaatgtctgcacttgactcgctgactatagattgtatgtacagtagattgtttgctgtcacttcttctacagaAGAATCCTCGGCCAAATCCCCGGGATCACCAGCACCCCCTACCATGAGTCACGAGAACTGCACgcctc encodes:
- the sh3bp2 gene encoding SH3 domain-binding protein 2 isoform X2, with translation MTFNQLNPDRKASRLTPAWSLFHNFVMDLVPALASTVLASAVSRLRESAAVQVITRRLNGRTMSSPQVCWPVPMRAIGAQNLLTMPGGVSIAGYLHKKGGSQFSLMKWPLRYTIIHKGCIYYFKSSTSPAPQGAFSLNGYNRVMRAAEETTSSNVFPFKIVHFSKKHRTWFFSAASEDERRKWMRYLRREIDHYNDRKDCHISSDSDSDADSFYGTIERPLNITHPVDNTEDDYVEDDDDDDDEEDYLKPDSDSSPTSTGRPTGPPPSYPPPPVPAQCLPREDFSSASQKGRPPLPPPISVQHRISAIPKKAPPSVPPPPILRDPSKGPPLPHPFTDHLHKSLASTPPPPPPPNAKRTPHNRTAFIGGPRDGKTDRRNPPTISMKSPISLPISDQLETRMVLNGPIHCPLNAEGNQPLGNIHHGMASDHSSKPSLRSAANLEELSTRPVMFDSLFVNQTSPSHPPRPGHPPLSPSLRTGLHNKPEIQKPPLLTGKPQLTAAHIRQPGTPLQASPEGQSFRSLTGVAPSELRRKQESAKSEGEESDDDYENVQLPDSVFIDSTETSFVEKLFRENPVPPQDGLYAIRKSGTKTAKVLVVWDVRIGKARNYRLFEENDNIFLDSDMTFPTLPALVEHYFSHPLPHHGSLCLQKPYSKRQST
- the sh3bp2 gene encoding SH3 domain-binding protein 2 isoform X3, which translates into the protein MTFNQLNPDRKASRLTPAWSLFHNFVMDLVPALASTVLASAVSRLRESAAVQVITRRLNGRTMSSPQVCWPVPMRAIGAQNLLTMPGGVSIAGYLHKKGGSQFSLMKWPLRYTIIHKGCIYYFKSSTSPAPQGAFSLNGYNRVMRAAEETTSSNVFPFKIVHFSKKHRTWFFSAASEDERRKWMRYLRREIDHYNDRKDCHISSDSDSDADSFYGTIERPLNITHPVDNTEDDYVEDDDDDDDEEDYLKPDSDSSPTSTGRPTGPPPSYPPPPVPAQCLPREDFSSASQKGRPPLPPPISVQHRISAIPKKAPPSVPPPPILRDPSKGPPLPHPFTDHLHKSLASTPPPPPPPNAKRTPHNRTAFIGGPRDGKTDRRNPPTISMKSPISLPISDQLETRMVLNGPIHCPLNAEGNQPLGNIHHGMASDHSSKPSLRSAANLEELSTRPVMFDSLFVNQTSPSHPPRPGHPPLSPSLRTGLHNKPEIQKPPLLTGKPQLTAAHIRQPGTPLQRASPEGQSFRSLTGVAPSELRRKQESAKSEGEESDDDYENVQLPDSVFIDSTETSFVEKLFRENPVPPQDGLYAIRKSGTKTAKNDNIFLDSDMTFPTLPALVEHYFSHPLPHHGSLCLQKPYSKRQST
- the sh3bp2 gene encoding SH3 domain-binding protein 2 isoform X1, with product MTFNQLNPDRKASRLTPAWSLFHNFVMDLVPALASTVLASAVSRLRESAAVQVITRRLNGRTMSSPQVCWPVPMRAIGAQNLLTMPGGVSIAGYLHKKGGSQFSLMKWPLRYTIIHKGCIYYFKSSTSPAPQGAFSLNGYNRVMRAAEETTSSNVFPFKIVHFSKKHRTWFFSAASEDERRKWMRYLRREIDHYNDRKDCHISSDSDSDADSFYGTIERPLNITHPVDNTEDDYVEDDDDDDDEEDYLKPDSDSSPTSTGRPTGPPPSYPPPPVPAQCLPREDFSSASQKGRPPLPPPISVQHRISAIPKKAPPSVPPPPILRDPSKGPPLPHPFTDHLHKSLASTPPPPPPPNAKRTPHNRTAFIGGPRDGKTDRRNPPTISMKSPISLPISDQLETRMVLNGPIHCPLNAEGNQPLGNIHHGMASDHSSKPSLRSAANLEELSTRPVMFDSLFVNQTSPSHPPRPGHPPLSPSLRTGLHNKPEIQKPPLLTGKPQLTAAHIRQPGTPLQRASPEGQSFRSLTGVAPSELRRKQESAKSEGEESDDDYENVQLPDSVFIDSTETSFVEKLFRENPVPPQDGLYAIRKSGTKTAKVLVVWDVRIGKARNYRLFEENDNIFLDSDMTFPTLPALVEHYFSHPLPHHGSLCLQKPYSKRQST